DNA sequence from the Paenibacillus azoreducens genome:
TCTCGCGAATCTTTTCAACGATATCGAGAAGCTCGTTGCCGCCCTGATGGACAAGCACTTCGCCGAGTATGTTGCCCAAAAAACGCACATCACGCCGCAGAAGGTTGTTTGAATTGCTTTTATTTGCGGTAACCGTAAGTTCAGTCATGCTACTCCTCCCGTTCCATCCTGTTTGTATAGCTATCTCTTTGAAATACTTTCTAACATCATACAACAAATCAAATCGAAAATCTGCACTTTTCTATGCTAAAGCCAAAAAATATTATGTAAAGTTATAGAGATTTACTGTATTTATATGCATTAAGAATTTCGTCTAAACGCTATAATATAACTTGTATTATTTGAATATTTCAATATTCATCTATTTATAATCAATCCTAAAATCAATTTTTTATTCAGTAAGGTTTTATGACATCCAAAATATCCCTGTAACCACAAACAGTCATTTTAACCTAATTTCCAACAATTCGGTATTCAAATTGAAGTATTTTGAATGGTCATTTGTTTCTTATTAGTGCTTATAACAATGCATATATGTAGCTTGCGTCCTAACCGCAAAAGTTACTCATAGCCCACGAACAACTTCGGCAAAAGACACTTAATAAAATGTAAAAAACGCCCTTTGACGTTTCGACCGCAGCTCCCAGCGCGCGGTGCTTCGCTGCATGACGGATTGCTTCAAATTATATGGAGCCTGGTGATGGGAATACTCAACATTCTGATTTAAAGTGCGATCCTTCGGATCGCGAATAGAGGTCATGTTGACGCGCGTCCTGATCAGCAATTTCATATGAAGCCGGCACGGACGGTCGCACCCACGCTACCAGCTTGGAAGGCTGATAATGCCCCTAGTCTATGGTGCTCAATCCCGGTAAAAATCCTTATATATCAACGGTTTTGAGATTTTCTCCTAGTCAACGACGGTCAGACAAGACGCAAGTTCAGGAAAAAATCTGCCCCTTTTTTGCCCCTTTTGCTTAAAAAGGGGCAGATATTGAGGAGGAATAACTTTGAAGTATGAGGATCTTAAACCTGGATTACCGGTACGTGTTGCCACCGATCATAAAAGTGGGTACGGTGGCCGTGGAGGAATCGTGTTGAATGTCGGAACGTTCCATCTCATTTCAGGCGAATACCGAACCGGCGCTTTAGTCGATATCGGAGAAAATGGTTTACTGGTCGTAGCAGCTGAGGACCTGGAAATTGTGGATATCGATCCTCCTGATCTGGGCTGGGAAGAGTTCGATATATAATAGAAGGAACAAATTCCAAATAGAAAATTACAATTACAAGAAAAGGCTCCGCCGGCATATAACCAGTGGAGCCTTTCACGTATCCATGCTTTCGGATTTCATAACGGTTTTTCCACATATGTCGGTTCTTTCACAGTATATTCCTTTGTATTTAAACAAAGAAAGCTCATGCAAGCAAATTGTTAATAAGAACTTGTCCCGATTGAAAGGATCTTCATTTCCCAGACATTTGTAACATAGCAGAAATTACTTGCCAGTTGGCATAGACAATGCTTCCAATTCCAATCAAAATAGCTATTACAGAGCCTATAACAAAGTACTTTGATGAATCGACTCTCCCCTGTAAGTTATCAATTCTTCCTGTCAAATTTGTCATTTCATCTCTTGTGTGTGACATATCGGAACTAACATGATTCATTTTCCCATCAATCAGAGTAAGTTTGTGGTCGATTAATTGTTGTTGAGAAGCTAGCATTTCTGAAATTTGCTTTAAGATGCGGTCATCTCTTTCTTTAGCATCCTCTTTCTGTTCTTTAATTTCTTGATAGTATCGTTCTTCACGTTCACGAGCATCCTGGTGATAACGTTCTTCACGCTCCCTTGAATCACGTTCTATACGTTCAAGCATCATTTTCAGGGTTTCGTCCATATTATCACCATCCTTCTCGTAGTCAGAGCTTGCGGTCGACACCTCGAATTTCCCTCGCATAATCTCAGATAATTGTTCTTTAAAATCTGCTTGTTGCCTAGGTGATTTAGAACTTTCATATCTAATATTCGGTGATATCCCCCTTTGATGTGAACCACTCGACTTCTTTTTAGAATAGGCTCCGTTTCCGATCGGGACGTTATGAAATATAGGATGGCCCTTAGCTTCCATTTGATTATTCATAATTATCATCACTCAATTTTAAAGTTAAAATATCTTTAAAAGCTCTTTCAATGTACGCTTTCTCATCTTTAGATGCATCTACGTATTTATTTTTCAGTGCGGTTAACATTACACCTATGATAAATGTTGCTGTCTGTGAATCAACCACGAAATCAAATTTTTCTTTGTCAGCTCTAATTAACCTAAACATTTCTCCAGAATTGATAAGAGGTTCCAATTGTATGACAGTGTATGGTGATTGATTATAACTTATAATAGAGCAAAAGTAATTAAAGCGGTGGCGTAAAATAAGTTGTGTACCATGATTTGGAGTCTATCCAAAACATAAAAAAGTAGGGTATTCTCGGGATTGCGAAGTCACCAAGAAAGGAACCCTACTCAATGAATATGATACCCGAAAACATGCTCAACAATCTATTTGAAAATCTTGTCACTCAATTTGTAAAAGAGAATCTGGAAACCATCATGCGAGCGGAAATCCAACAGTTCATGGAGAATGAACAAGAAGGGATCCGCAATAGTCGCAATGGTTACTACAAGCGTAATCTGCACACGAAGTACGGAAACCTAGAAGACCTGCAAGTGCCCCGAGATCGTAACGGTGATTTTCAAACGCATGTGTTTGAGCCCTACCAAAGACGGGACGGTTGGCTGGAAGAAGCCGTGATTCAGATGTACAAAAGCGGCATGGGTACCCGGGATGTCGCCCGTTTCATTGAAAGCATGTTCGGCAGCCACTATTCGCCGACAACAGTCAGCAACATCACCGCTACAGTCTTGGAGGATATCGAGAATTGGCATCAGCGAAAATTGAACAAGCGGTACTCTGTCATCTACTTGGATGGCCTGTATGTGAAGCTCAAGCGTAGTACGGTAAGCGGCGAGGTCATTTACTTTGCCATGGGAATTGACGACGAAGGTCGCCGCCAGATCCTGGGGTTTTACGTAGGCGGACATGAGAGTGCGAATGGATGGCGTGATGTCTTGAAAGACTTGTACCGACGCGGTGCCCAGGAAGTGCTGCTTGGTGTATTTGACGGCCTTCCTGGACTGGACGATGCCTTCCGTGAAACCTATCCTCAGGCCGACGTGCAGCATTGTGTGGTTCATAAGGTGCGGTCGACGTTTCCAAAAATCCGTGTACAAGACAAGACGGCATTTCTCGACGACTTGAAGACTGTCTATAACGCCCTTGACCATGATCTGGCTATGGCCGCCTTTGATACACTCAAAGCCAGATGGGGCAAGAAATACCCAAGGGAGATCGAGTCGTGGGAGAATAATCTGCCTACGCTGTTAACCTTCTACAAGTATCCAGTCGCCATTCGAAAAGCCATTTACACTTCTAATCCCATCGAACGGATGAACAAAGAAATCCGGAAGCGTCTGAAGCCAATGAACAGCTTAACCAATCTAGACGCTGTAGAGAAGATTGTGTACCTGGATGTAGTGGAGTACAACCAGCGTTACGCGGACCGTATTATCCCAGGCTTTGGTGTCCCGGACACGAAACAGGAACTGCGGAGTCTTTTTGAGGAGCGGTATCCTTCGTCCATGGAAGATGAATCCTAAAACCAAGCTCCCGCGCCTTCGCTTGGGCTATGTCCTCTCACCACCACAAAAAAATTATTCAACTACGTTGGTGTTGTCGTTTCCTAAGTTTACCTGCTGTGTGCTTACACAAACTTCTTGACGCTACCATTAAAGCCAAAATTCTTACGAATTGATATATAAAAAAACCTATTATTAATTAGGTGCGGATCTATTTCACTGAATTCTTCAGTAATAATTCTTTCAATTGCTCTTCCAGCCGGGGAACCAAATATGTTATCGATTAATTCTGATAAAGGTTCCGAGTTAAAATAAGTTCTATTTAATTGGGTATCGATTGTTCTCCAGATTAATTCCATGTTGAATTTATCAGAGTTGATAGCATTATCTAGAATTTTCAATCCATTTAAAAACTCTGTCACTTTTTCTTGATCCATGCTATTACGTGCCCCCTGTAATTATATAACCATACAAACTGTAAAACAGCTTTCGCAGTACTTTATGATTTATGTTATGTATTTATAGAAAAATTTTCCTATAGTTTATTTATACCATGGATATTTATTCCTGGTCAAAGTATAAAATTAACCTTGCCAGCAAATTAGCCAGTAAGGGTCTTCGCATTACTCTCAAAACAAATATATCAACGATCAACGTTTCAAAATAACAAAAGTTACGACAAAAATAAAAATAATCTTACAAATATTTTCATGGAAATCGTTTACATATATTGATGATACATGGTATATTTTGAATACGGTTGGCCAACCACTGAACAGAAGAATTTTTCGACATCTTATGTTGCAGTTTTCACATTACACTAGATTGCTTAATCCTAGTATAATTGGAGGTTTGAACATGAAGAGGTTAAGAAGAATCTTTGCAACAGTGGCTTTAGCTGCTTGTTTGATGGTCTTTGGGGCTTCTAATTCAGCATTTGCCTTAACTGGATTCGCAGATACAATGGACACAGCAGCAGTTATGTATAGAGCAGGCGGAGGACCTTCGTATGATATTACAATTCCTCTTGACAGTCCGACCGATCATGACTGGTATGTTGTTGATAACTCTGGGGGATCAGATACATTCTGGTATTATGTAATCCTAACCCCACCTCCTGGCATTAATCTGCAGTTTCAATGGGTGAGAACTGATGCATACAACAATATCATCGAAACTGGATTTAACAACTTCAACGGCCCTGGTCAAGAGGAAGGTCGTGGAGCATCAGCATTCGCTGGTGAAAAGACATATTTTCGAGTAATGCCTGTGGGTTATAATGATTACGACCCAAGTGTTCCTTACAGATTTCAATTTGTAAGAACGGATTAATCAAATTGGAGACCCTACCGATCATGGTAGGGTCTTCGTTATTTCCGATTACTTGGGAATTCATATTTTATTGACTACGATTCCTTTTTCCTTCCGATAATTAATCACAAGCTGTCGCCAGTAATCATAGCTTCCTTTTTCATCTTTAATGTAAGGCTTGTAGTAACCATAAGCTTCCTTTGCCCAATCTGGACAAGTCATCTCGGTCCGTTCCTTTTGCTGCTTAATCCATTCCGCCTGCTCCTTGAGTGTGACCTGTAGCTCCTTTAATTCTTTTTTTGCCACTTCGTCCTCATCCTTTCCGGCCAATTCAGCAGCCACTCTATTTTTGAAATCAAACCAGCCCGTCCACTTGCCGCTATCGTACATGAGCCTTGGGCAAATCTTCCTACTCCAGTCCCAGTGCCTCCGTAGCCGTTCAACGCCCCATCCTCGTACGCGCAGCATGCTGGCAACCAGTTGA
Encoded proteins:
- a CDS encoding IS256 family transposase, giving the protein MNMIPENMLNNLFENLVTQFVKENLETIMRAEIQQFMENEQEGIRNSRNGYYKRNLHTKYGNLEDLQVPRDRNGDFQTHVFEPYQRRDGWLEEAVIQMYKSGMGTRDVARFIESMFGSHYSPTTVSNITATVLEDIENWHQRKLNKRYSVIYLDGLYVKLKRSTVSGEVIYFAMGIDDEGRRQILGFYVGGHESANGWRDVLKDLYRRGAQEVLLGVFDGLPGLDDAFRETYPQADVQHCVVHKVRSTFPKIRVQDKTAFLDDLKTVYNALDHDLAMAAFDTLKARWGKKYPREIESWENNLPTLLTFYKYPVAIRKAIYTSNPIERMNKEIRKRLKPMNSLTNLDAVEKIVYLDVVEYNQRYADRIIPGFGVPDTKQELRSLFEERYPSSMEDES